One window of the Niallia circulans genome contains the following:
- a CDS encoding thiamine phosphate synthase, translated as MKIMAVTDNKHSFERLSSILLEIHPYVDYVQIREKAKSPKEIYLLGERLLKEGVPAQKIIINDRLDVAALLSLRHVHLPGNGLPIQPVKNIYPTLSIGVSVHSQQEAIIAENARADYVIYGHCFPTDSKKGKIPIALPSITDIKRDLTIPIYAIGGITEERVGKLASLGVDGVAIMSAIFSASQPLKAVQRLRERCEECGIQKI; from the coding sequence ATGAAGATAATGGCTGTAACAGATAATAAACATTCCTTTGAAAGACTCTCCTCCATATTATTAGAAATTCACCCATATGTGGATTATGTGCAAATTAGAGAGAAAGCAAAAAGCCCAAAAGAAATTTATTTACTTGGTGAGAGGCTGCTTAAGGAAGGGGTACCGGCTCAGAAAATAATCATAAATGACCGCCTAGACGTTGCAGCATTGCTCTCTTTAAGACATGTGCATTTACCAGGCAATGGATTACCTATTCAACCAGTAAAAAATATTTATCCAACATTATCTATAGGTGTATCTGTTCATAGTCAACAGGAAGCAATCATAGCAGAAAATGCTCGGGCTGATTATGTGATATATGGCCATTGTTTTCCGACTGACAGTAAAAAAGGAAAGATACCTATCGCGTTGCCATCGATCACTGATATAAAGAGAGATCTAACTATTCCTATTTATGCTATAGGTGGAATAACTGAAGAACGAGTCGGTAAATTAGCAAGTTTAGGTGTAGATGGAGTAGCGATTATGTCTGCTATATTTTCAGCGTCTCAGCCATTAAAAGCAGTACAACGACTAAGGGAAAGATGTGAAGAGTGTGGAATCCAAAAAATTTGA